In Zonotrichia leucophrys gambelii isolate GWCS_2022_RI chromosome 27, RI_Zleu_2.0, whole genome shotgun sequence, the genomic window GGGCTGTCTGCATTGGCTGCAGCCCATCCCGGTGCTGTTTGTACAACGCCAGCTCCTCCCGCAGCCCCGCTCCGGCATCCGGCTGGCACCAGCCccggtggcactgccagccccggGAGCCACCAAACACGGGCTCAGCGAGCTCCTGAGCCATGACCCCGGGCACAACTGGCTGTAGACACTGGGACAGAGTGGAGCCATGACCAGGAAGTGCGCAGCTGTCACAGTTCCTGTGCCTGGGCATCTCCTGCCTGCATcctgaccccctccccaaacaccGAGCTGCAGGTGCCCGGTAtgccctggcaccagcaggCACCCACACATGCGCCTcgggcagcagcactgcctggcctGGAGCCCGCGTCCCTGGAGCAGCCGGTGCCTGTCCCGGTGTGCCCCTGAACTTTGAAGCCGGTCCAGGGTCCCCTCCCCGGGCTGGCGCCGCCGCCACTGCTCGGTGGCGCTGTGCAGGGCGACAGGGACAATCCTCCCGGTGGCACCGTGGAGACACTGAGCCGGGAGTCATGAGGAAGCAAGGAATTAATTGtttcccaccccatccctgcccagggaagaTCTTCCAGAGGTTCGTGGGCTCCTGGGTTTGCAGGGCTGctgaaccccaaacccagagcaggCCCTTgaccagagctgtgcccacaccaGTGGGATACCCttcattcctgctctgcctccctccctcccctcccataATTTAAAGCCataaaagataaaaacacaCTCGACAGAAACACGTCAAATAACGGGAAATTAAATACAGTAATTACCTTTTTTTGAGGATACAAAGGTTCAAGTGTACTGTAAAAGGTCGGTGCTACACGGGAATCTGATGGGACGGGCTTGGCCCGGGAGGGACGGACAGGGACCCCTTGGGCTCCAGGGGACACGCTGGGGGTGGGGGACACTGGTACATGGTGGTGTGTAAATACAGCCCTAAACTACAGGAGAGACGCTACGAGATGCTGGAGCCCTCAGGACACAGAACGTGCCCTGGGGCATTgccaggagcccccagaccaGGAAAGGCTCTGCTGGACCCGCCCTGGTGCAGACCGGGAGGGGCCGAGGCCACCAGGCTGGCGCTGTCACTGCACTGTGTcctgctgtggtgctgccatgggggctggcactggggctggcactggagctggcactggggctggcactgggaatggccCCCGGAATCCCTTTCTTGGTGCGGGGGCTCTGaggggtggcagggacagggacccccctcCCCACCGAGGACCGTCCTGGTGAATGGACTCAGTTTAGaagctgtgtgtgagcagggccatgggcagccagggcaggcagggacctGGCAGGGCACGGGGCAGGCAGGGATCAGGAGGGCAGAGGGTGTTTCACTAAAACTGAAACGCTTCGTTCCCATCGGGGGGCCTCGGACAGGACAAATCCACATGGAAAACCAAAACCGAACCACTGAGGCCATGCTGGAGCCAGAGGGTGGATCAGGAGGGGACTGGGGATGTCCCATCTGTCTTTGGCACATTTCCATGGTGTTTTTATGTGAAAAATTTCCATCCCAGAAGAAAAACCAGGTACAAAATACCAGTGACAATTTCTCAGCTGAAAACACTGCGCTGGTGAAATGTGCAGATCCCATCATGGAGACATTCCAGAATCCATCCCAATTTTGTCACATTGGCCAAGAAAAGAGGAGCCATCACTGCAGGGCATGGAGAATTCCAGCCTTGGGGCCACACAGCCACTTATTAGATTCCCACcaacagcattttttaaatactaaattttggggaagaaagaaaaatctcaaacCAAAAGAAGCTCTTCCCCCTGGGATGTGTTTCCTGGGCATCCCTCACCCCTCCACCTTCCCCTCAATGCTGTTTGCCTGGGGATTCCGACCCCCTCACcccaggagggaggaaggggagacaGGATGGATGGGAGGCTttgtccctgcacagggagtGGGATTGGGCTGGGCCATGGGGAGGAggtcctgggctgtggggctggggggctgcagcagggtcgGGGAAGGTCTCTTATTGCTCTGAGTGGCCACACTGcccttcacacacacacaccagggtgggatgcaggcaggggGGTCTCTCCAGGCCCCCCAGTCCTTGCCTGGGCAGCCTCTCGCCACCAGGGAGGGCAGAATGAggcacttctgctgctgcccatgcaGAGGTGTGGCATGGAGGGCACTGAGCTGCAAATGCGGCGCTGCCACCGCGCCCCCCGAGCTGCCAGGTGTGCGAGGTCACCTGCGGGGCCAGGCTGAACACCGGGGGTACCacggggcagcagcagcagcagcatcaggggtgccccccacccaccccaccgGGGCAGCATCATCCAAGGCCTGTCCGTGCGGGGTGGAGGCGCTCGGGGCCGGGCTGGGTCCCTGGCGGTGGCTGGTAGTGGTCATGGCGGTGCCGCGGGTGCCATCCCAGGCGCACCCCGGGCTCCCCCGGCGCTGCTCAGCGGTCAcgtcccctctcctcctctcctgggcAGCCCCGGCTGGGGGTCCTGGCCCTGCACGGCGCGGGGCCACCGCGGTGACGCTCACATGCTGTCGGCCAGCTGGTGACAGTCCAAGTCCCCCTTCAGCTCCAGGAAGCCCGGCAGCTTCACGCCCGTCTTGCGGTCCACGCACCAGCACTTGCCCCGCTGCCCGTCCAGCGCCGGGTGACACTGTGGGGATGGCTCTGGTCAAGGACACCCAGCCTGGACCCCACGGGCTGCCTGGCAACCCAACCAGGAGCTCTCTTTGGGGCTTTACcacccccatcccacctggGGTTTTTGGAAAGGGCCCCCAGCACCCAAAGGGTGATCCCCACCAAagccaggagccaggcaggctctgccgtgccttgtcactgtcccctccatccatgcccccctcccagcctcaCCTTGGCTCTGCAAAGtgcccctcccagtgccctgtgGTAGCTCAGAGCCCATCCTACCTGCTTGGGGTGGAAGTTGCCGTTGCGGTCGCAGTTGGGGATGGGGATGACGTAGAGGTCCTCGTGCGTGCGGGTCTGCGAGGCCGCCAGCCGCTCCAGCGCCCGGTGCAGCTCGCTCTGGCACGAGCCCTGTGCCTGGGGAAAGGGAGGCCTGAGCTGGTCGAAGGGCTGGCACATCCTCCTGGCCCTGAGCCACAGGATCCCGACCCTGGAgcaccctccctgccctccccagccctgttgGGGCTCACCATGACCCGCGTGTCCTCGCGGTGCTGAGGGCTCCCGCTGCTGCGCATCTTGTTGCCGTTGTTGACCCTCTTGgcctgctgcttctgcaggcaCTTGCGGTCGTggatgctgcaggggctgaagctgtTGTTGGGGTGGTCAATCTCCTCTTTCTCTGCAAAGACACAGACCAAGGGGGCTCAGTGCCACGATGTCCACAGTGACATTTCCACTCTGAGGCAGGTGGTTTCTGGCAGGTGCCACGCCACCATCTCTGGTCACCCCATGTGTCACTCACAGCCCTGGGTACATCCTGCCCCTGccactgcactgctgctccttgcagcactgGGAAAGATTCCTGGgagtttttccttctcattaGCCACAACTAACAACTTATTCTGCCGTGTGTCTGTTATTGTAGGGTCACAAATGCCCGCTGCGAGTGCTGGGCAGTGGCTCCAGTGTGCTGGGTCtggctgtgcccttgccagcCACATGTCACCAGGTGCTCACCCACAGCACTGGAGCTACAGGCCTGGAAGCCGAGACACAGACAGTGAGCTCCAGGACGCCCTCGGTGCCTCCCAAAATCCGCCTGTAGGAGCTGCAGTGGCAGTGGAGGCACCGGGGCGGAGCTGAGCCCCCGCCAGGCCCGGGGCGGCACCGGGCGCCACGGCCGGGAGTGGAGCCGTGCTCTGCTGCGGGGAACGGCCCTCGCCAAGACATGAAAGAAGAAATTCCTGGAATAAGAAAGTTAATCTCCCGCGGGGCCGATCCCAAAAGGCGGCACTTGGCACCCCCGCCTGCGCCAGGAGCGCAGCCAAGCTGCCGGCCCAGATGTTGGCAGCTGGACAGAGCGTCATGAGATGAGTGCTCGGCGTGACttaagctttttaaaaagctgccGGTTCCTCTCGTTTGGGGCCCGTGAAGATTCTGTGGATGTGGGACACCCCAGGATCCAGGGTTCctcctgtgctcagagctgcgTCAGGCACAGCCCGAGCAGTATTTTGTCCCCCAGCccacctgggctgtgcagggaagtgGCTGAGGTTATCATGGGGTTGGGCTTAAACAAATCAATATTGCAGCTGGCAGCAAggaaaaccttcccaaaccagGCAGAGGGTGGTCACTGGCGAGGGTCACACCCAGGGGCtcacagtgccagcacaggggccATTGGGTGACACCTGGCACTGGCTCTTcccacaggcaggcagaggggtcagagctgc contains:
- the IGFBP4 gene encoding insulin-like growth factor-binding protein 4, giving the protein MRPRLPLGLPVLPVVLALLAAAARPGSGEEAIQCPPCSEERLARCKAPQGCAELVREPGCGCCATCALPRGTACGVYTARCGAGLRCYPPRGEPRPLRTLMHGQGICTDLADVEAIQESLQPSEKEEIDHPNNSFSPCSIHDRKCLQKQQAKRVNNGNKMRSSGSPQHREDTRVMAQGSCQSELHRALERLAASQTRTHEDLYVIPIPNCDRNGNFHPKQCHPALDGQRGKCWCVDRKTGVKLPGFLELKGDLDCHQLADSM